One genomic region from Vannielia litorea encodes:
- a CDS encoding CaiB/BaiF CoA transferase family protein, protein MKPLEGLKVVEMARILAGPWIGQALADLGAEVIKLESPEGDDTRRWGPPFVERDGDVSAAYFYSANRGKVSEVVDFRTPEGQARVRELVGSADILIENFKVGGLAKYGLDYASLAEVNPALIYCSVTGFGQDGPYAKRAGYDYLLQGMSGLMDITGDPEGEPTRFGVAVTDIVTGLYSTIGILAAVEQRHRTGRGQHIDMSLLDCAVAMLANQGMNYLATGVPPQRTGSWHRNLGPYQVVPVKDGHIIIAVGNDGQFRRFCDVLGLDGLADDPRFSTNPGRVTNREALTPLIEAVTAGWEKAALLAAFEAATVPAGPINDVGEALADPQVMARGMQIAPEGVPGLRGPWKFSDAELALERTAPVLPKAE, encoded by the coding sequence ATGAAACCGCTGGAAGGGCTGAAGGTTGTCGAGATGGCGCGAATCCTCGCCGGGCCGTGGATCGGACAGGCGCTGGCCGATCTGGGCGCGGAGGTGATCAAGCTGGAGAGCCCGGAGGGGGATGACACCCGGCGCTGGGGCCCGCCTTTCGTGGAGCGGGACGGCGACGTGAGCGCGGCCTATTTCTACTCAGCGAACCGGGGCAAGGTGAGCGAGGTCGTGGACTTTCGCACGCCCGAGGGGCAGGCGCGGGTGCGCGAGTTGGTCGGCAGCGCAGACATTCTGATCGAGAACTTCAAGGTTGGCGGGCTGGCGAAATATGGGCTTGATTACGCCAGCCTGGCGGAGGTGAACCCGGCGCTGATTTACTGCTCTGTCACCGGCTTCGGGCAGGACGGCCCTTATGCCAAGCGGGCGGGATACGACTACCTTTTGCAGGGCATGAGCGGGTTGATGGATATCACCGGCGATCCGGAGGGAGAGCCGACGCGGTTTGGCGTGGCGGTGACGGATATCGTGACCGGGCTTTACTCCACCATCGGTATCCTCGCCGCGGTGGAGCAGCGGCACCGGACAGGGCGGGGGCAGCATATTGATATGTCCCTGCTGGACTGCGCGGTGGCCATGCTGGCGAACCAGGGGATGAACTACCTTGCCACCGGGGTGCCACCACAGCGGACCGGATCTTGGCATCGCAACCTCGGCCCCTATCAGGTGGTTCCGGTGAAGGACGGGCATATCATCATCGCGGTGGGCAATGACGGGCAGTTCCGCCGGTTTTGCGATGTCCTTGGGCTGGACGGGCTGGCCGATGACCCGAGGTTCTCGACCAATCCGGGCCGGGTGACCAACCGCGAGGCACTGACGCCGCTGATCGAGGCGGTTACGGCGGGCTGGGAGAAGGCGGCGCTGCTGGCGGCCTTCGAAGCGGCCACGGTGCCGGCCGGGCCGATCAACGATGTGGGCGAGGCGCTGGCCGACCCGCAGGTGATGGCACGCGGCATGCAGATCGCGCCCGAGGGGGTGCCGGGGCTGCGCGGGCCGTGGAAGTTTTCGGACGCGGAGCTGGCGCTGGAGCGCACCGCACCGGTGCTGCCGAAGGCCGAATGA